In a genomic window of Bacteroidota bacterium:
- a CDS encoding pyrimidine/purine nucleoside phosphorylase yields the protein MFKTNDYFDGKVKSIAFENNEGPTTAGVMAAGEYEFGTSSIEYMTVTSGKMEVLLPKKEDWKVYYKSETFKVQANAKFKVKVKEDTSYICRYE from the coding sequence ATGTTTAAAACAAACGATTACTTTGATGGCAAAGTGAAATCCATTGCTTTTGAAAATAATGAAGGACCTACTACTGCTGGTGTTATGGCCGCAGGTGAATATGAATTCGGAACAAGCTCTATAGAATATATGACAGTTACTTCTGGAAAAATGGAAGTTCTGCTACCCAAAAAAGAAGATTGGAAAGTCTATTATAAGTCTGAAACATTTAAAGTTCAGGCAAATGCAAAATTCAAAGTTAAAGTTAAGGAAGACACTTCATATATTTGTCGATACGAATAA